CCCTCACCTAGTTCAATACACCAATCAACTCAATCGTCGATAAAACTCAGCACGCGCTAAACGCGCCGCTACCGCTAACAGCACTCCTTAGTACGGTGGTTTTTTCTTCTGTACAGTCAGCATGGGTAGAGTCGAGCTAGATGAACGAGGGGGTAAGTAATGCTGTACTACAGGCTCCTCTACGACAGGGGGACGCTGCTGACTCATACGCCATAACTTAAAAGCAAGGCTTACACCTGCTGTACCCAAACCAACAGCAAACAATGACCAGCTATCATCCAACCCACCAATCAGTGCATCTACCACACCCATCGTGATTAATACGCTAATTACAGGTTCTTTTCTGTAGGCTGACTTTAAAAAACGAGGTAATACAACATTCATCACAGCTTGGTTTGTCCAGATAAGCTTTTATGTAAATTTAACAAGAATACCTCTCTTGAGGATTACCCATCTGAATCAAAGGCATCTTTAAAAAAGATTATAATTTTTTCAGTGGGGTTTAAGTGTAGTAATTGACTTTCCTATATGAAGACTTTGCAAGTTGAGAATATTACTAACTCTCTGGTGTGCTTCATATTTGATAGAAAGCAATTTGTGTGAGGTAGTTCACTATACATTAATAAAGTCAAAACCAGCTAGATGATCCAGCTGGTTCTAACTCTGCTAATTACTAGCTTACAACTTTAGCACTGCTTTCAGTTGGGGAGGCGGGAGGCAGTTGACAGGAGTTAGCTCATTTCCACTGTCAATTGTCAATTGTCAATTGTCCACTGCTCCTCTACTTCCCTTTACTTCAATCCCAGCCAAGATAAAACACCTTGATTGGTGACGTACTCAATCACTACTACCAAGAGAAAACCGATCATTGCAGCTCGACCGTTTAAGCGTTCTGCATATTCGTTAAAACCAAATTTTGGCTCTTCTAGTCTGGGTGTAACTGTTGGCTGTGTTTGAGTCATTGTGATAAACCTCTTTTTTTCGGCAAACGGGACTTAATAGCAATTTTTGAGTTAATTTCAGGCGGAAATGCCAGGTTTTAGTCGAAAAATCTAGTAGCTTCTATTTCAGAAGCCACTCTCAGACTTTTTAACAAATTGTAATTAATATTTATATATTGTAAAGGCAGTGAAGCAATAGTCAAGAGCAAGAGTTGAACGAAGCTTAGATATTACGATTGGGCAAACTAATGTGATAGATAGCTATCCATAATACGGAAGTGTCAGTCGAAGACTGGCAGGCTAAATTAAACAAAAAATTTATTCAGAGGCGTTACATGGAAATCGGTGTACCTAAAGAAACTAAAGATCAAGAATTTCGGGTAGGTTTAAGTCCTGCTAGTGTACGTGTATTAAAAGAAAATGGTCATAGTATCTTTGTACAGACTCAAGCTGGTAGTGGTGCTGGATTTACAGATGATGACTACCGTAGTTCTGGGGCGGAGATTGTTTCCACAGTAGAGGCAGTTTGGAACCGAGAGTTAGTAGTTAAAGTTAAAGAACCACTAGCAAGTGAGTACCAATTTTTACAAAAAGAGCAGATATTATTTACTTATCTGCATTTAGCAGCCGATCGCAAATTAACAGAACATTTAATTGATAGTGGCATTTGTGCGATCGCTTACGAAACCGTAGAACATCCAGGTGCAAACAGGCTACCGCTACTCACACCCATGAGTATTATTGCTGGACGGTTAGCTGTACAATTTGGCGCACGCTACTTAGAACGTCAACAAGGTGGTAGAGGTGTACTTTTAGGCGGTGTCCCTGGAGTTAAACCAGGGAAAGTAGTCATTCTCGGTGGTGGTGTAGTTGGTACAGAAGCCGCCCGAATTGCTGTAGGGATGGGTGCATCTGTACAGATTTTAGATGTCAATGTTGAACGCTTATCTTATTTAGAAACCTTGTTTGGTTCTAGAGTGGAATTACTTTACAGCAGTTCTGCCCACATCGAAGCCGCAGTTAAAGAAGCAGATTTACTTGTTGGTGCTGTGTTGGTATTGGGACGTAGAGCGCCAATTTTAGTACCTCGTGAATTGGTCAAACAAATGCACCCAGGTTCAGTAATAGTTGATGTGGCTGTAGACCAAGGCGGTTGTGTAGAAACCTTACATCCCACATCTCACACTAACCCAGTATATATTGAAGAGGGTGTAGTGCATTATGGCGTTCCCAATATGCCAGGTGCAGTACCTTGGACGGCAACCCAAGCCCTCAATAATAGTACACTGCCTTATGTTGTACAGTTGGCAAACCAAGGACTCAAAGCTTTAGAAGTTAACCAACCACTTGCTAAAGGTGTCAACGTGCAGAATCATCGGTTGGTACATCCGGCTGTGCAAGAGGTTTTCCCTGATTTGGTAAGTTAAATTTCACTAAGGTTTGTAGTAAGGACTTTAGTCCTAAAGAAAAGGCTAAAGCCTTTACTCCGAACCTCTAAAACTATTACATCGACTCAAGGCGGCGGCGTAATTGACTACTAAAACCATCAATTATTGTAACAACTACTAATAGTACCAGCATCATGGTTGTGGCTTTGTTGTACTCAAACCCATCAATATAACTTTTCAACTGAAAGCCAATACCACCTGCACCCACCACACCCAACACGGAAGCAGCACGGATATTATACTCAAACATCCATAAGGTATAACCCAAACTCAAGGGTATAACTTGAGGCATAATTCCATACTGAGCAATTTGCACTCTAGATGCACCAATAACTTGGAGAGATTCTAAAGAACGAGGTTCAACGGCTTCAATTGCTTGTTGATAAAATTTAGCTAGGTAGCCGATGGTGTATATGCTCAAAGCTAGAGTACCTGCGGGTGCGCCTAAGCCTGTGGCGGCGACAAAAATTAGCCCTAAAATAATTGAGGGAACAGAACGCACAGCATTTTGCAATAAATTAGCCAGCCATTGCAGCCAACTAGGTGCAATGTTACTAGCGCTAGCAACAGCAATTGGAACTGAGATAATCGCACCGATGGTTGTTCCCCACAAAGACATCTGTACAGTTTCAATCAGTGCCTTAATAGCGATATCAATAACTTTGAAATCGGGGGGAAATAACCGCGAGATAAAATCAGTAATATAAGGGGCGCTAGATGTCAGCAGGGCAAAATCAACTTTCAGTCCTTGCAAAGCCCAACCGTAAACTAGAACAGCAATTAATATGCTAACTAACGTACTTACCCAAGAGTAGCGGTGGAGAAATTTGGAAATCATATGTGAGATGAGTGAGAATAACTGTTGACTATGGACTGTTGACTATGGACTATGGACTATGGACTAATGACTAATGACTGCCTGCAAGTTATCGCAAGCACCTTCATAAACTATGCGTCCAGCATCTAAAACGATCGCACGTTGCGCGTATTTGGCGGCTATTCCCAGGTCGTGAAGAACTGTGACAATCGTTATGCCTTGCTGGCTGTGTAATTCTGCTAAAGTATCCATTACTTGTTGAGCTGCGATGACATCTAATCCTGTTGTGGGTTCATCGGCTAGAAGTATTTGCGGTGATTGAATTAATGCACGAGCGATCGCAACTCTTTGTTGCTGTCCACCACTGAGTCTCTTTGTTTTTTGATAGGCGAACTCTCTTAAGCCTAACTGTTCGAGTAATTCTAACGCTAATAGGCGATCGCGCTTTGGAAAGCCAAATATTGTCTGCCAAGTTGTTCTTGCGCCGAGTTTACCGCACAATACATTTTCTATTGCAGATAACTGGGGAATTAAGCCACCGCCTTGAAACAACATACCAACATTGCGGCGGATTTGGGGGAGTGTGCGGGTATTTGTTGCCACGCCGTTGATGTGAACTTCTCCCTTAACTAATGGCACTAACCCAACAAGCGATCGCAATAATGTAGATTTACCAGCACCATTAAGTCCTAGTAGTACAACAAATTCACCTTGCTTGATTTGACAGTTAATCTTGTTGAGGATAGGACGATACAAAGAGGCAACATAAGCTGTCTCTAAGTTGTGACATTCAATTATGTAATCACTCATCCTCTGCCTCGGTCAACTAATTTTAGATTTTAGATTTTAGATTTTAAATTTTAGATTTTTAATCCAAAATCTAAAATGCAAAATTTTCCGGTCAATTTCATCAATAATTTAATGTAGTTTGTTGACTGTTAGCGTTAACAGTCAACAAACTCGGATTATGGCTCGATACCCACGCGCTGGAGAGCCTGACGAACTGGTGCTAGGTGACGACCGTGATCAACTCTGACTAATTCGGTGGAGTTGTACAAGTTACGTAGCAGTTGGTTATTTTGCGGTTGATTTAACTTAAGTAGAGAGCTAATCAATCTTTCTCTTAAGCGTGGATCAACATCATCATCAATAGCGATGCCATGAGCTGGTACACCAGAGATTTTATATAGCACTCGCAACTGATTTCTTTCCTCTGGTGTAATGTAGGGGGGCAACAGAGCATATTCTGATACAGCTGCTACCTCTGCTTGGCCACGCACTACTGCTTGTAAGGCTTTGCTGTAGTTACCACCGTAAGAAACTTGACCAAAAAACCCATCCAAGCGATCGCGGTTGGGAACCAATCCCTGTCTCACTAACTCACTTACAGGGAAAATAAACCCTGAACCTGAAGTAGGAGATGTAAATGCCATCTTTTTGCCCCGTAATTGTTCGAGGGTGGTTTTGGCATTATTTCTAGCCTTGAGGGGGCTATCGTTGCGAACTACAAATACCGAGTTGTAAGTGAATCTACCAGAGTAGTTATCGCGTACCTCTGCTAGATACAAACGAGCATTCGCCAATTGTTCAGCTTTCAAAGCTGGACGACTGCTTAAAAATGCTACATCAGCGCGGTTTGCTCTTAAGGCTTCTACCGCAGCTGTATCATCACCTACCACTGCTTTAACACGTATTCCTAAGTCTTTGGATAAGAAAGCTGCTACAGCATCTGCTTTAGATTGCAAATCTGTTGAATCAGCACGAGTAGGAAATACTATAGTTAATTCTTTCGTCGTTTGGGCAAGTAAGCGTGGCGCTTGTTGACTAGAAATGGAATTTGCATTCGTTGCTTGGATTCCGCTAACAGTAGTCACCGCTACTCCCATCAGCGCTATCAAAGCCGCGCCAGCACCTAACAAGCCTTTTTGGCTTACACTCATTTGCACCTCTCCATCAAGAACTATTTGCAGTATTTTTGCAAATTACTTTCAACTATCCCGATAAAAGAATCTAGAGCTTTTAATAAAAAAAGTCAATAGTGAAATGTATAAAAACTATTTGTGACCATCAAGTTATCTAGGATAGATAATAAACTTCTAGAACTAAAAGCCTATCAAGCTTGTAATACATGAGTCTGTTAAAAATTATCTTAGGTATCAATCATTCTATGGTTAGAATAGGATATATACTATGTATAGTAAAGAACTAATTGCATAAGTATTTTTTCAATTAAGAATATTAAATATTACTGCTTTTAGGAGATAAATTCCCTAGTCTGTTAATGTAATTATGACGATAGTCATATAAAAAAATTGTTGCAGTTGTTTAAAATAGAGGTAAGTACATCTATTAAGACATCTGTAACAAGAATCCGTGCAATTAAGCTGTAGTTGTGGATGTTGGAGAGAAAAAACATGAAACAAATTCTAAAACGCACACTTCTACCTGGCCTCATGGCTGCAAGTTTAGCTGGTGTCTCCTTAGCACCTATGCAACCTGCTAGTGCTGACGACAGAGTATTAAGGGATGCAGCTATTGGAGCTGGTGCTGGTATAGTCACGGGAGCGATAACTGGATGTCGTTCTGTTGTTGGTAATGCTGC
Above is a genomic segment from Nostoc sp. MS1 containing:
- a CDS encoding chlorophyll a/b-binding protein; translated protein: MTQTQPTVTPRLEEPKFGFNEYAERLNGRAAMIGFLLVVVIEYVTNQGVLSWLGLK
- the ald gene encoding alanine dehydrogenase gives rise to the protein MEIGVPKETKDQEFRVGLSPASVRVLKENGHSIFVQTQAGSGAGFTDDDYRSSGAEIVSTVEAVWNRELVVKVKEPLASEYQFLQKEQILFTYLHLAADRKLTEHLIDSGICAIAYETVEHPGANRLPLLTPMSIIAGRLAVQFGARYLERQQGGRGVLLGGVPGVKPGKVVILGGGVVGTEAARIAVGMGASVQILDVNVERLSYLETLFGSRVELLYSSSAHIEAAVKEADLLVGAVLVLGRRAPILVPRELVKQMHPGSVIVDVAVDQGGCVETLHPTSHTNPVYIEEGVVHYGVPNMPGAVPWTATQALNNSTLPYVVQLANQGLKALEVNQPLAKGVNVQNHRLVHPAVQEVFPDLVS
- the phnE gene encoding phosphonate ABC transporter, permease protein PhnE; amino-acid sequence: MISKFLHRYSWVSTLVSILIAVLVYGWALQGLKVDFALLTSSAPYITDFISRLFPPDFKVIDIAIKALIETVQMSLWGTTIGAIISVPIAVASASNIAPSWLQWLANLLQNAVRSVPSIILGLIFVAATGLGAPAGTLALSIYTIGYLAKFYQQAIEAVEPRSLESLQVIGASRVQIAQYGIMPQVIPLSLGYTLWMFEYNIRAASVLGVVGAGGIGFQLKSYIDGFEYNKATTMMLVLLVVVTIIDGFSSQLRRRLESM
- a CDS encoding phosphonate ABC transporter ATP-binding protein, with the protein product MSDYIIECHNLETAYVASLYRPILNKINCQIKQGEFVVLLGLNGAGKSTLLRSLVGLVPLVKGEVHINGVATNTRTLPQIRRNVGMLFQGGGLIPQLSAIENVLCGKLGARTTWQTIFGFPKRDRLLALELLEQLGLREFAYQKTKRLSGGQQQRVAIARALIQSPQILLADEPTTGLDVIAAQQVMDTLAELHSQQGITIVTVLHDLGIAAKYAQRAIVLDAGRIVYEGACDNLQAVISH
- a CDS encoding phosphate/phosphite/phosphonate ABC transporter substrate-binding protein yields the protein MSVSQKGLLGAGAALIALMGVAVTTVSGIQATNANSISSQQAPRLLAQTTKELTIVFPTRADSTDLQSKADAVAAFLSKDLGIRVKAVVGDDTAAVEALRANRADVAFLSSRPALKAEQLANARLYLAEVRDNYSGRFTYNSVFVVRNDSPLKARNNAKTTLEQLRGKKMAFTSPTSGSGFIFPVSELVRQGLVPNRDRLDGFFGQVSYGGNYSKALQAVVRGQAEVAAVSEYALLPPYITPEERNQLRVLYKISGVPAHGIAIDDDVDPRLRERLISSLLKLNQPQNNQLLRNLYNSTELVRVDHGRHLAPVRQALQRVGIEP